The Camelus dromedarius isolate mCamDro1 chromosome 8, mCamDro1.pat, whole genome shotgun sequence DNA segment TGCTTGCATGGTATCTGGTGTGCCTTCCTCCCGGGCTCAGCCACAGGTCAGCTACTGCTCATCCTTGAATCTCAGTGGAAGGGGTTCTATTTCCACAGAGTACTTCGCTGTCCTGAGATGGTAGCTCTTTGCTTGGCTCAAGAAAAGTTATGATGGTACAGTTTGTCTAGTTTTTTGTTGTTAGAGTGGAAACGATGCTCTTCGGCTTTCTACTCCCTGGTCACGAACAGAATCAGTGTAGTTCCCCATCAACATTTTCTAACTTGTTAGACACATAGCAGAATTGATTTCAAgagaaatttccttttcaaatgtgTGCCTGTTTTGTTCCTATTTCACTCTTCTTAAACAAAATTATTATATGTTTacttattattttcttccaaCCCCTTGCCAGGCAAGTCTTTCTCATCTTTATGGACACCTCCCATGCCTTCAAAGATACTTCCTCAATATGTACTTGAAAAGACCTAAGTAATAAGAATTTTATCTGATATCTTGTTAGGTTTAACCTAATCTCCATATTCAAAAACTTTTGTtttgaaggaaattgaaaaacCTTGCTGCTGTACCTTGGTTGGCAAACTACCTGCTAAAgcaagtgtttttgttttaacagaaGCATCAGTAGCAGATCTCACTTGATACTTTTTCtcccaaagaggaagaaaaggaagagaaactggTACAAAACCTTTTGTAGATATtctattaaaaagtttattttaaatggctGTTGTTACTTTCTCACTGAATTACAGATCACTTAGTTGGCTGGGTAACTCAGAATCAGAATAGCAGTAACACAATCAAGCTATCCTTTTAGAatcactctgattttttttttatcaagggGAATAGACCAAGAATTGATAAACCTAATAATCTTTTCTTGAAGTTTCTATAAAGACAAATAATGGGCCTATTTCCTATCCTTTGTATGAAAAAGTATCTATGAcctatctaaaataaaatattagataattaaaatataattgaaacaCTTTTAATACATGGAGTTTGAAATAACCAAGTGCAATTATTATAACTTTAAAACTAAAAGGTGGtagaaatcaaatttattttaaacatggtGCTAACTGGTTAATAATTTTGCATATACTGTATATTTGTATGTACTTATGTGACTGACCAAAAGGGACAATGTACACTTTCTTATACATTTAgatttaagaaaataactttgctctccattttttttcttttgtggagacttcctgtttttcactttaatatCCCAGATCAGCCAGGAATGGGTGCATACCCAGGAAGTAAAGTGGTAGGTGTAGGCTTCTTATTCAAAAATAGCACTTGCACATGTTACCATTGCTTAACCAATAACAAGGCTTTCTGGAATCACAGAAAGATCTTGTTCAAGAATTATGTCTgcataaacaagtttatactgtatagcacagggaaatatattcaacatcttgtagtagcttacagtgaaaaagaatatgaaaatgaatatatgtatattcatgtatgactgaagctgtTCACCAGAAtatgacacgacattgtaaactgactatacctcaattaaaagaaaaaaaaaaaaagaaagaatcatgTCTGAGATTAAATCCTCAAGTACATTTCTAATTGAAAAACCTCCCTGTAATCAAAGATTCCCCAAATCCAGATGATGTGCATTCATTTCAAGCAATATTTACTAGAGCAATGCTCTATCATCATAAAAGAATTAGGAGAGCCCTTTGGTCTACTTCTCTTCTATCATCATTGTTGTAGTTGTCATAATCATCACTGTCACCAACATTGTCACTGCCATCATCATCacaactaccatttattgagtgcttactgtatgccagCGATTTACATgcaataactcatttaatcctcataacggTATTATAGAGAGAGACATTATTACAATCCACATGCCACTTTTGAGGAAACTGGAGCTCAAAAAGGTAAGAAACTAACCAAAGCTCACAGTAAAAATGGTGGAACTAGAATTCAAAATCACATTTGTTTGACTCCATTCATTTACCCTTTTGAAAATgtctattgagcacctactacacgCCAGACACTGTTTCAGGAATCGTGTTCAGATTCAAAAAGTACAAAAGGTATACAGCATAAAGCCACTTCCCATCTCATTCTTACTCCCACCCCTACGTCTGCACCACCATGTAGTTCTCTTCTAAGCAACCAATTTTATTAGTTTCTTGGGACCTATGACTTCAGGTAGGAAATTCCTTTTAGGTCAAACTTTGGCATGATCAGTATTTCCCACTACTCCTAATAGTCTCAGATTTCTTTGATGAGTTATCTTACATAATTCAGTATTTCAGGCCCATTTCACAGCTGGGGGAAAAATATGTCCTTGGGAAGCCAGATTATGCTTTATCTGAGATGACGTCATTGCTAAGGAAGAGACTGAGATCCTATAGGCTAGCTCACCGTGTCTTTACCATGAAGCCCTCATTTTTCTAGGAGGTGATCATCCCCAGTTCTCATTGATCCTCACATTTAGGATTTCCAAAATGTTTCCCCTACACCTCCCTGAACTGAAGCTTTCTCTATGACCCAAGCCCATCCTGCTGAACAAGACCTGTGACTTCTTTGTGGTCTGGGCACCATAACATttgttgccttttccttttctcagaaTAGAATCTTTAGAGTGCTTCTTAGAGTTAAGAATAGGGGACTTTTGTGTCCACACTATCTCAGATGatatcacaaaaattaaaaaaatcaggacCACTGAagagtcaaaacaatcttgagaaagaaaaacggAGCTAGAGGAATCATGTTCCCTAaattcagactatactacaaagctacagtaatcaaaacagtatggtactggcacaaaaacagacaggtagatcaatgaaacaggacagaaagtctagaaataaacccatgtacttatggccaattaatctacaacaaaagaggcaagaatatacagtggagaaacgacagtctcttcaataaatggtgctgggaaaactggacagctacctgtaaaagactgaagttagaacattctctaacactgtatacaaaaataaactcaaaatgaattaaagacctacatgtaagactggatactcctaaaagaaaacacaggcagaacactctgacataaatcacagcaatatttttttggatccgtctcatagaataatggaaataaaagcaaaaataaacaaatgggatctaattaaacttaaaacctttcacacagccaaggaaaccataaacaaaacgataacctatggaatgggagaaaatatttgcaaatgacgaGGCCaacaagagattaatttccaaaatatacaaaaagctcatacagcttaatataaagaaaaatctcaatcaaaaaatgggcagaaaaaaaaatgggcagatagacatttctccaaagaacatatccagatggccaacaggcacatgaaaagatgctcaatatcactgagttgttaaagaaatgcaaatcaaaactacaatgagatatcacctcacaccagtcataatggccatcattagaaagtctacaaataatacatgctggagagggtatggagaaaaaggaactctgtgacattgttggtaggaatgtagtttggtgcagccactatggaggacagtatagagattccttaaaaatactaaaactaagacttaccatatgatccagcaatcccacccctgggcatatatctggagaaaactgtaattcaaaaagacacatgcacccgtgtgttcataacagcactatttacaatagccaagacatgaaaacagcctaaatgtccatagacagatgattggataaagaagatgtgagatatattcatctatctatctatatctatatctgtctatctatatttatgtatctggcttctttcacttagcaaaatgtttaagttcatctatgttgtagtatgtgtcagtacctcattcctttttattaccaaataatatGCTTGGATGTACATATCCATTGCTTGgatgtacattttatttattcattcatcaatggatggacatttgggttgtttccactttttggttatcATGAATAATTCCACTATGAACATTCGTacacaagtttttgtatggatgaatgttttcatttcatatatacacatatatacatacctaggagtggaattactgggccATATGGTTACTCTGTGTTTAAACTCTTCAGGAACTGctagattgttttccaaagcagctgcttTATTTTACATTGCtaccagcaatgtacaagggttctaACACTACACATCCTTagcaacatttgttattttctgtttttaaaaaaattattattgctaTCCTAGCAGGTACAAAGTGGTatttaattgtggttttgatttgcacttccctgatgactaatgattttGAACTTTTTTCACGTGCTTACTgaccatttatatatcttctttggagaaatgtctattcagatctatTCTCCAATTAAAAAATCGGGTTCTCTGTCTTTTTGTTATAGAGTACTTTATCACCTTTTTAACTGAGCAAATAAATATCATAAAGTTCCACAGCAAAGCTCCATGGTCAGTAAAATTTGCCCACATTACTGTGTTATGTAAAGTACATTACAGTACATAATATGGGAGCATTACTGAAGCAACGTCATGCTGACTATTGCCCATGTATTCCAGAGCTCTGATTAGATTCATGACATGGATAAGACATTTCTATTTGATTGTCTTAGCATTTTTCTAAGATAGCAAAGCACTAACATACTAATTAATTAGATTTttgtcaaattttaaataaaatataatacaatgaTTTGACATGtgattttaataaatgatttagTCATTCTAACAACTGAAGATAAAACTTTTAGTGTAAGCAAAACAGAATTCAATTGTTATATAGTAAAAATCCATTGATGCCCTCAAGCTATATAGGTAATTTGAAGTTTTACCTCTATGTACAATTAATTAGTGAAAATAAGTTGAAAAATTTTACCTAAATTCCTACTGATAATTAGAGGTAAGAATCACCTTCTCTTCTTACAAAGTTTGGTGTCTTGCACAATAGCAGTGACTAAAATAAATGGTGCCAAGTTTTTAGAGAGAGTCTTGTTTAATTCAGAATATAATTAAAATCTCATGTAGCTTTATTGGTTTTAGTATCCAGCAGAGAAGAAATATTGAAACTCCAAGAGATTTTGAATTAAATAGCTAcaacagttttgttttattagttctgactgtgtgaaaaaaaaaaattataaggacAACTTTGGAAAAATCTAGTTCTTTTAGAGCCCCAAGtgacttttaaaacaataaaacaaactatAAAACCTACACAAGtgatattaaaaattatgtagTTCAATAAATGTGGACACTCACAAATgtggttgtaattttttttttaactatagcaAAATGAACATGGATCTGACGATTGGATTTAGAAGAGGTGGTGTTATATAGCTTAACAGAATTAAGTGCTTCAATTTGCTGGTGAGGATTATGTAGCTGAGTTGGAATGTTGTACCAATGCCTTTTAAGATCTCCATCCACCTCACAGGGTCTGGGGCTAAATCAAAGAAAGGAATGAGGCTTCCTTTTCCCACATTAGTGATTATTTTCCtagcattttaatatttagttttgGAAAGTTTGTAGATTTAGATCTTTTTGGCTGGTGGCTGAGTCACGCATAGGATAAGCTATAAACCCATACCATTTATGAAGACGTGAGAATGATGGCCGGCTAGTGATTTACTATAAGGGCATTAAACAAATTGGCGTAATCATCTCAATTACTCTCTAGGTGGATGGggcaggaaaaaggagaaaagcaaagatgaggaagaaaaaacaattttgtgAAAAAACAATAACCACAGTTATCTGCTTAGTTTACTGAGATCGCAATCTTTGAAGACCAAACATAACTTCTAAAGTCACCTTTAAGCTTCAGGTAATAACAACTGTCCTTTCTTTGTCTCCAAATCCCTTCTCTGTCCTCGGCACAAAGAAGAGCACATTTCACTTTCACAGTCTCCCAGCACCTGCCATCAGGCCACCTGAGGAGAATTATGACCAGTGGAGGGGGCACAACATCAGACCAGACTCCAGAGAGACCAATCATTAGCAAATAGCCCTCCACAGATGGTTTCCAGGAGCAATGCATTACCTGAATTTGTAGGCaggcttaaaaaataattcaaataattttttacgATTTAAAAAAACGGagacagtatttttattttttaacatacaaattcatacttatttttgagtttttataCTAAAACTTTTCAAACCTACAGAGAAGCTGAAACCAGCTTCTGAACATCTATGTACTCTTCACTTAAATTCACCAGtgaataattttctaatttgatttatcttgctctttacatatacatatgtgtatatacatatatgtctgtATGTATACATAACGATTTGAAAGTAAGCTGCAGATTTCATGACCCTTCACACCCAAATACCCTAGCTTGTACCTCCCAGAATAAGGAGACATCTCTCCCACAATACCAATATCACACCTAAAACAATGAACATTCATTTAATGTCATCTAACATACAATTCATATTCAATTCTTCTCTACTATCTCCCCAAATGTcttttatagctttaaaaaaaatcccagaatcCAATCAATTGGGGTGATACTATGAGACCTTATGAAAATCCTCATCCTCAACAATATTTCACTTGATGATTTTAGTTCCAATgattcttgaatgaatgattgcattttctgattttatcaATCTTTCTACATTTGTTAGCTAGCATTCTTCCATCTATCATCCCTTTCTCTGAGTTTCTCTGTGGATAATGATACTATCACCTCTTATAATCTATATGTGTTTTGATGCTTATATACTCCAAATTTGGCCAATGGAAGACCTTTCAAGTTGGTtcctgttttctgtctgtggttGCTGGCACAAGATGCCTTGAGCTCACCTTGTACTTTTCCTGTCCCAGACCTAGAATCAGTCACTCCTTCAAGGACCTACTTATACTATGAATAGGTCACACATCCACACGGTTCAATTCTCCAGTCACAAAGTGTACAGTACATTCTCCCTCCAACTCCACCTGTTATTAGTTCTTTGTGCATCCTTCCAGAGATAGTTTATATAATAGAGCAAAGGCACAGATAACTGTTCTTACCCTCTCCCAGGGTTTTAACTCGAATGATAGCATATTACACTTGCTGGGTTTGTGCCTGTAGCTCTTTGTCTCTCAATGGATTCTGAACGATGCCTATGATCTCAACCCCAAAAGATCAGAAATTTTTAGGCTAAGTCCTAAATGTTTTAGATGAGGAAAGTTCAGGGAGGGTGACTTGAAAAGTTTACAACACTCACATGTTCTTCCATGGACTTGATATGCTCGTCCCTCTCTAGGCTCAACTGACACctactcatttttcaaatatCACTTCCTTGGGGAACTTTCCCTTCCTTAACACAGCCTTCTTCCCCGACAAGGTGATGTCTGTTCTTTTGTTATAAGGTTTCAGGTCATCACGTACTTCTCCTTCCTAGCACATACATAAGTCAcctattaaaatttgtttcctgcCACAGCGAAGACAAAGAACTACATCTGTCTTACTCACTGCTGGCACACAGTAGTTGCTGAACAAAAAAGTGCAAACTGAAACTTGAACTCAGGCCATTCGGCTTCCAGCCCACTCTTCTTCCTACTGCGGCCCTGCTGCAATTGGAGAAATAATTCCAAGATATACATAAAAACTCACAATAGAAAAAGCCGCGAAGTCTTTTCATTTCCACGATTAATGGGGGACCTTGGCAGAAACCGCTCACCGCGAGGTGTGACGACCGCAGGAGGGCGTCAATCAAGAAAATGCCCCCTTGCCCCGAAGGCGAGTGGAGCTGCACAGAGCCGAGGCCACACGGGGTAGCTTCACGGCTTCAATAGAAAACACGTGCAAAACGGGAAAGCGGGGCTGTACGCAGCTGCGATCCCCTAGGATCTGAACCTAGGGGACATGGAGCAGCCCCCAATGGGTTGGAGATGATTGCACAGCTTCTGCCTGACGCCGTAGGACCCCTGCCTTCCCTCGATTTCTACACGAAGGGACTTCTGCCAGCGTCCCCAAGGAAGTGGCTGAGTCCTGGGCCTCACAAATGAAACGGGCCGGAGAGGCCAAGAGTCCGGAGCACCTTAGGAATAATCGTCCTTACCACAATGGGACGCAGGCAAGGGCCGTAGATCTCCCTCCTTGGAGCTGCCCCAAGAACCCAGGGCATTTTCTCCCGCTACCAGCTCCAGAGACGCTCGGTGCCAACAGCCAGTGCCACCGTTACTCCAGGGAGCGCACCAACCAGGGAGGGGGCTCTCAAGCCTGCGAAGGCGCGACCCTGCCAGTGGCCTCTACTCCCGCCACCCCGGGCCCGGACTCGGGCCCGGACCAAAGCCCCCGAGTTTCGGCGGAGATGCCTCCCCTTTGGGGCTAGGGCCGCTTGAGTCCGCCTTCCAAGCCGCTGCTTTCCTTGTGCTTCGCCCGACGGACGCGGCCCTGGGCTTCCTTCGAGGGCGTCCTGGGCCAGGGTACCTGGAGCATCGAGGGTCGGCGGCGGCTGGGCAGAGGGGCGCAAGGTCCTCGGAGGCTGGGAGCGTTCAAGTCCCGGGGGCGGGGAGCTCGGCCGGCGGGGGCGGGCCAagggcgggggcgggaggcggCTCCCTGGGCTCCGCGCGATTGGCCGCAGGACCAGGCGGCAGGAAGGGGCCAGAGAGCGCGGCCCCACCCCGCGGTCGGCAGAGCCTATCGCCGGGAGCGCGGAGCGCGAATAAATGTAGCGCCGCGGAACGGGCCGGCAGCTCTCCGAGGGGCCGGAGCTCGGCGGAACCATGCAGTACCCTCATCCCGGGCCGCCGGCGGCGGGCGCCGTAGGGGTGCCGCTTTACGCGCCCACGCCGATGCTGCAGCCCGCGCACCCGACGCCGTTCTACATCGAGGACATCCTGGGCCGTGGGCCCGCCGCGCCCACTCCTACGCCCACGCTGCCGTCCCCCAACTCCTCCTTCACCAGCCTCGTGTCCTCCTACCGGACCCCGGTGTACGAGCCCACGCCGATCCACCCCGCCTTCTCGCACCACTCCGCCGCCGCACTGGCCGCCGCCTACGGACCTGGCGGCTTCGGGGGCCCCCTGTACCCCTTCCCGCGGTCGGTGAACGACTACACGCACGCCCTGCTCCGCCACGACCCCCTGGGTAAGGCGGCCGGGGTCATGGCGGGGCTGGGCCGGGGCGGCGGAGAGGAGGGCGCCACCCGGCAGGTGGCAGCGCCCAGGAGGCGGCGGGGGCGGAGGGAGAGGCAATAGAAAGTTGTGGCAAAAGCGATTGAAAAGCGGCTGTCGGGCGCGCGCGGGGACAGGAGGCGCGGGCCCCGGCGGCGCGCAGCCCAGACTGACCGCACCATGACTCAGATTGGTTTTCCTGCACCTTATAGGCGTCGGGGCGCCCGAGCCGGGGCCAGACCTCGGGCGCTGCTGCCGGGGCTGGGGGCCGAAGGCAGTCCTGGGGGCGCGTGTCGCCCGGGCTGGGGCTGTCTTAGCCGGAGAGACTGGGAGGGAGTGCCAAGGCGTTCCGGGCCATTCCTGCGGGGCAGGGATAGTTGCCGGGCCCGGGTGGTTACGGGGCTGGACCTGGTTCAACAAGCTTGTGTAGTGAAAGAGGCTGACCCTTTCCGTTCATACAGGAAATCTTGAGTTCTCGATAGGAGTAAATCTGGTTTCAGAAGCTGTTAAGTGTTTTCCTGGCTGCATGAAGCAGACCCTTCCCCCGGAGTAGTGCACGCTGCTGATTATTTTATCGACATCCTCAATACAGACAAATTCAGGAAACACTCGACTTCTGATAGCCGGGATCCGTTTTTCTGATATTGTTCATTTCCTCTGTGTGGGATGTGACTTTATGGCAGCTAAAATAACCAgttgcttccttttttttgagGCTGTTTTGCACCATTCTGAATCCTGACGTAAGCAAAATCtcgagaaaaaaacaacaacaaaaccaatgCCAGCTTTCAAAGCGTTTAGCGCAGGCCAGCAGACCCACGGACTGATGGATGGACTGACCGACGCATCTTTGCAACAGGAAGGGTAGCGCGGACACGTTGGCCGTATAGAGTTTGAGTGCACGGCCTAAGTAAGCCACCCGTGATCCGCGCTCCGAGTGGCCCTTGGCGCGTCCGGCATCTGAAGCCCCGGATAAATAAAACGGGGCTCCCTGCCTTGAGCTACCAGGGTTTTAAATCTACTCTGTTATCGGCAGCTTCTGCTGGCACCCTGGAgacaacattttaattaattgacATTTTAATGTCATCATTATCGTGGTGCTGTCCCTCCCTCAGTTCCCCACTTCCTTTCTCATCGCTAAAGAGACTTTGAAGCTGTATTTTGGGGAGATTTGGGGGttatattttagttcttttttgcTTGTTATTATATTGTGTCTTCGAGTCCATCCTCGAGGGTTTGGAGTCACAGGCCCGGCGTGGCTCTGTTCTCCTGCTGTGGCTGGAGGAGGACCCTCAGTTGGGCAGAGCCTGGGGGCGAACGTTTTCACGGAGCGCGCCCTGGGTTTCCTTGGGTTACTACTGGGACTGCGCAGGAGGAAGCAAAGGGTTTTTCGAGATAGACCAACAGGAAACACATTGACGGAAATGTTGCCATAGCCCACGGGGTGGCTTTAACTGGCCGCCCCCGCAGGCTGGGTGTGAAATCAGAGGAGGCCGCTGCACCCTCCGGCTAGGATTGGAAGCTCCACGCGTGTCCTGACGCCCGCGCCCGGGCCAGAGGGCTTCCCTCGCAGCCGTGGGTTGGGCTCCAGCTGCCGGCCCCTGGTAGCAACGCCTTGACTAGTGTGACAGACCCACTCCTCCCTAACATAATGCACGCTCCCGTGTTTGGAAGGTGCAGTTCACCAAGGGAGAGGACCTAGAGGCGCAAAAAGTTGTATATAAATTCTGAGAGCCACTGGTTTAAGAGGGTCATAGTATTTTAAGCTCAACCTATAGCAGGTGTTTTTTGGGGGGTCAAAATGTTTGTATCTAGCTGTAGGTGTGACTGTTTTATGTGTCTGTGAGTGTACAAGTGCGATCTGTGTACATATGCAGTGTAGGTGTGTGACTGGGTGTTCCTCAGTCTCTAGGTATGTGTCTTGGTGGGATGAGGTGGGTCCATGTGTTGGTGGGTGTATGTGAATGTGTCTAGTTATCTGGTTGAGTGTCCTCtagcctcccttcctcctctttgtcATCCCCCCCGCCGGGGAGGGGCCAGGCAGGACTAGGGTGGGCCAGGCCGCTCCAGGACCCTCAGTAACCGTCACTGTTGCCCGCAGGCAAACCCCTATTATGGAGCCCTTTCCTCCAGAGGCCACTGCATAAAAGGAAAGGCGGCCAGGTGAGGTTCTCCAATGACCAGACCATAGAGCTGGAGAAGAAGTTTGAGACCCAGAAATACCTCTCCCCGCCCGAGAGAAAGCGTCTAGCCAAGATGCTGCAGCTTAGCGAGAGGCAGGTGAGCTCGCCCGCCAGCCAGGGGAGGCTCCTGGGGCGGGGGTCGCGGGGCCCAAGAAAGACGTGGAGCCTCGGTGCGCTCTGGCGCCTGGAGCGCCGGGCTGCTCAGCGGCCCCTGAACGGCTTTCCCCAACCCCGCTCCGCTCCCCAAGTCTCTTGGGATTCTGGGCTCctggctagttttttttttttttttttttttcccctctgtctttCCTGTAGGTCAAAACGTGGTTTCAGAATCGACGCGCTAAATGGAGAAGACTAAAACAGGTATTGACATGGTTCTGTTTctatggaaataaatatttttatcatgttaTCTCAATGCGAGGCCTGTTGTAGGTTGTATGCAAAAGTCATTTGAGAGACTATTTCACCTCTTCACCTTGATTAAAAAGGCAAATAGTCCTGCTGAAATTCAGGATGAGTTGTTCAGGCGGCAGTAATGCTAAAAGCACCTAATGCAGTTCCTATATCAGTTATGCTTGGGTTTTCACACACTGGCTAGTAAAACTTCCAGCTAATTGTTTTATAAACCCCATATGTTGTTTATCTAATTAACGCAGGAAAGATAAAGTAATTGCAGTAAATGACTTAAGCAGTTATCTTTGGgagaaaattgtttcttttatttacacAGCCATAATAAAACCAGGCAGAGCTCAAGGGTAAATATAAGGAAATAAACACCTTTAAGTCTTGTTTACACTGTTTTTTAGAAGAATTAAATATCAAAgagttaaaaattatttccccaTTAATTCTAGCTctcaaaatgaatataaaaacagtaagagaaaCCCAAGCCTGTTTGGAAAGTAGCTTACACACTTTATAACAGTCTTTT contains these protein-coding regions:
- the HHEX gene encoding hematopoietically-expressed homeobox protein HHEX — translated: MQYPHPGPPAAGAVGVPLYAPTPMLQPAHPTPFYIEDILGRGPAAPTPTPTLPSPNSSFTSLVSSYRTPVYEPTPIHPAFSHHSAAALAAAYGPGGFGGPLYPFPRSVNDYTHALLRHDPLGKPLLWSPFLQRPLHKRKGGQVRFSNDQTIELEKKFETQKYLSPPERKRLAKMLQLSERQVKTWFQNRRAKWRRLKQENPQNNKKEELESLDNSCDQRQDIASEQNKGALDSSQCSPSPASQEDLESEISEDSDQEVDIEGDKGYFNAG